Proteins from one Entomospira culicis genomic window:
- a CDS encoding class I SAM-dependent methyltransferase, with protein sequence MAWFEDELFWLKYKEMMFDPDRLAATPTDVEQMIALANLPKKAVIYDHCCGFGRHALEFAKLGYAVTGVDRCTSYLDLARGKAKKRNLNVEFIEADIRSFVAPDRFDFAYNFFTSLGYIEDAEEELQALRNVYTSLKSGGSFLIDIEGKETLAKNFCESQWFDGQDGSIMMVGARILDGWSRVENRWGYVKDGVYEETIFSHKIYSAWELGTLLNEAGFSEVEFFGSLEGTPYDQDAERLIVLAHKS encoded by the coding sequence ATGGCGTGGTTTGAGGATGAGTTATTTTGGTTAAAGTATAAAGAGATGATGTTTGATCCTGATCGGTTGGCGGCAACACCTACCGATGTTGAGCAGATGATTGCCTTAGCAAATTTGCCCAAGAAGGCGGTGATTTACGATCACTGTTGTGGATTTGGGCGTCATGCACTTGAGTTCGCGAAGCTGGGATATGCGGTTACGGGGGTGGATCGTTGTACGAGTTATCTGGATTTGGCGCGGGGCAAGGCGAAAAAGCGTAACTTGAATGTGGAATTCATCGAGGCGGATATACGTAGTTTTGTTGCACCAGATCGGTTTGATTTTGCTTATAATTTTTTCACCAGTTTGGGTTATATTGAGGATGCCGAAGAAGAGTTGCAGGCGTTGCGCAATGTCTATACAAGTTTAAAATCAGGGGGGAGCTTTTTAATCGATATTGAGGGTAAGGAGACGTTGGCGAAGAATTTTTGCGAGAGCCAGTGGTTTGATGGGCAAGACGGATCGATTATGATGGTGGGCGCGCGGATTTTGGATGGTTGGTCGCGGGTGGAGAACCGCTGGGGCTATGTTAAAGATGGCGTGTACGAGGAGACGATCTTTTCGCATAAAATTTACAGCGCATGGGAGCTGGGCACGTTATTGAATGAGGCTGGCTTTAGTGAGGTGGAATTTTTTGGTAGCTTGGAGGGCACTCCTTACGATCAAGATGCAGAGCGATTAATCGTTTTAGCACA
- the flcA gene encoding periplasmic flagellar collar protein FlcA yields the protein MMAGNDDLNKLKQTLENLSDEPLWREKRGESIEDVLMEQSPTIEREAIVREADLNREENINAEPQEESQMSDEDKKEEPSLEPTEAFADFDGADLSNLEDPGLETLRDENASDELDFSSFDDMNLSLDEFPSEDNPVEDEATNKGELFPDAPLPNEQEEEALEDTISVEELASLAPSTPENSADDASGELESTYNMTNESSLDTGIDDLALPDMDDALDLMDMDKPIEIFGDSDDDQAILAMGEGDELADMLDEEPVLYGSEGVDAADLLAESDLDHQAKEDSVDHMESDFNLGDFGDINVDAKESPAKSDVSDAEEEDAYEEDEESVDPESLLFSQQKIDQINASLARLPRNLRLAMHKILASEETEPAVVQRLTKKLLKRASARSLVNDVRELTGQTIILPNRYQQNAGEEFEKRRGGFAYNFKHLAWPWVKPVMVVTVLVALVVFIGFSAIYRPLTAGWYYRNGLVMLEAGDYDEAMLNFRVAHDGWRAGPMQVQGVPRQRWFFEYAEAFTRQRQYTLAQEMYDRLLRAYPTSQRAYLTYGDFESRHRSNFERADQIYVRYLNDVNSKDVQMLSARSENLLRWGAYDESRLKQARDVYAILIQTDGLSDRTVMGLLEFSVLRNDRTEIERWAGYIQANPKMKLDPATLALAASWFLDQGRAGEAEKLLQKAIELEEKDPILHYQLARFYEEVGDLSSASNSLSQAIFLIANRQPMTLRDTEVYIDVFRRSANFRFKENIMDERAQSELERAIAYYENGVERRILGRNPFHGRMYLELGDIFYIRDRALQLADIHYEKALENSFDDADLRYKRGYIAYNRGDLTNAINNFSLAYGMESGHANTIYSLATALAVDGRSASAQAYYQELREILESERLALASSDASAMEVLRRENGEYLMKVYNNLGVVLADLAQRSPNRVAIEQQAQIAFQQAMFLWDALSRDPESRARVISQELPGMNFRALLHPVAGQESTYLYDSLAMFLENPPVSWGF from the coding sequence ATGATGGCTGGTAATGACGATTTAAATAAATTGAAACAAACTCTCGAAAATCTCTCCGACGAGCCCCTTTGGCGCGAAAAACGTGGCGAATCCATAGAAGATGTGCTAATGGAGCAATCACCGACAATTGAGCGCGAGGCCATTGTTCGCGAGGCCGATCTCAATCGTGAAGAGAATATCAATGCAGAACCTCAAGAGGAGTCGCAAATGAGTGATGAGGATAAGAAAGAAGAGCCCTCGCTGGAACCAACCGAGGCATTTGCTGACTTTGATGGCGCTGATTTATCGAACCTAGAGGATCCTGGGTTAGAGACGCTTCGTGATGAGAATGCAAGTGATGAATTAGACTTCTCCTCCTTTGACGATATGAATTTATCCTTAGATGAATTTCCCTCGGAAGATAATCCCGTTGAGGATGAGGCTACTAACAAGGGCGAGTTATTTCCAGATGCGCCACTTCCCAATGAGCAGGAAGAGGAGGCGCTTGAGGATACGATTTCTGTCGAAGAACTTGCCTCTTTAGCGCCGAGCACCCCAGAGAATAGCGCAGATGATGCCTCTGGTGAGCTGGAATCTACATATAATATGACAAACGAGAGCTCCTTGGATACGGGAATTGATGACTTGGCGCTTCCTGATATGGATGATGCGCTGGATTTAATGGATATGGATAAACCGATCGAGATCTTTGGCGATAGCGATGATGATCAGGCGATTTTAGCCATGGGTGAGGGCGATGAACTTGCTGATATGCTCGATGAAGAACCCGTACTCTACGGAAGTGAGGGGGTAGATGCTGCCGATCTGCTTGCTGAGAGCGATCTTGATCATCAAGCTAAAGAAGATTCGGTGGATCACATGGAGAGTGATTTTAATCTTGGCGACTTTGGCGATATCAATGTGGATGCGAAAGAGAGTCCCGCGAAGTCTGATGTTAGCGATGCTGAAGAAGAGGATGCGTACGAAGAGGATGAAGAGAGCGTTGATCCAGAGAGTTTACTCTTTAGTCAACAAAAGATTGATCAAATTAACGCATCTTTGGCGCGCCTGCCGCGTAACTTACGCTTGGCTATGCATAAAATTCTCGCTAGTGAAGAGACCGAACCTGCGGTGGTACAACGCTTAACAAAAAAGTTGCTTAAGCGAGCTTCTGCGCGTTCTCTGGTGAATGATGTCCGAGAACTTACCGGTCAGACGATTATCTTACCCAATCGCTATCAACAGAATGCTGGCGAAGAGTTTGAGAAGCGTCGGGGTGGCTTTGCCTATAACTTTAAACATCTTGCCTGGCCATGGGTCAAGCCGGTGATGGTGGTTACCGTTCTTGTGGCGTTGGTGGTCTTTATTGGTTTTTCTGCCATTTATCGTCCGCTTACGGCGGGATGGTATTATCGCAACGGCTTGGTGATGTTAGAGGCGGGCGATTACGATGAGGCAATGCTTAACTTTAGAGTGGCACATGATGGTTGGCGAGCGGGGCCGATGCAGGTTCAGGGAGTGCCTCGTCAGCGATGGTTCTTTGAGTATGCCGAAGCTTTTACCCGTCAACGTCAGTATACATTAGCACAGGAGATGTACGATCGCCTGTTGCGCGCGTATCCTACCTCCCAACGTGCCTATCTGACCTATGGCGATTTTGAGAGTCGGCATCGCTCCAATTTTGAGCGGGCGGATCAGATTTATGTGCGCTATCTTAATGATGTTAATTCCAAGGATGTGCAAATGTTGAGCGCCCGATCGGAGAATTTATTGCGCTGGGGTGCTTACGACGAGAGTCGTTTGAAACAGGCGCGTGACGTATATGCTATTCTTATTCAGACTGATGGGTTATCGGATCGCACGGTGATGGGTTTGCTCGAATTCTCTGTTTTACGTAACGATCGCACAGAGATAGAACGTTGGGCTGGGTATATTCAGGCGAATCCTAAGATGAAGTTAGATCCTGCGACATTGGCGTTGGCAGCGAGTTGGTTTTTAGATCAAGGACGCGCTGGGGAGGCGGAGAAGCTTTTGCAAAAGGCGATCGAGTTAGAAGAGAAAGATCCGATTTTGCATTATCAATTGGCGCGTTTTTATGAAGAGGTGGGCGATCTCTCGAGCGCAAGTAACTCTTTGAGTCAGGCGATATTTCTGATTGCGAACCGTCAACCCATGACGCTACGCGATACGGAAGTTTACATTGATGTCTTCCGTCGATCGGCAAATTTCCGCTTCAAAGAGAATATCATGGATGAGCGCGCGCAAAGTGAGCTTGAACGTGCCATCGCCTACTATGAAAATGGGGTGGAGCGTCGGATTCTTGGGCGCAATCCTTTCCATGGGCGTATGTATTTGGAGCTCGGTGATATCTTTTATATTCGAGATCGGGCGCTTCAGCTTGCCGATATTCACTATGAAAAGGCGCTGGAAAATAGTTTTGATGATGCTGACTTACGCTACAAACGCGGTTATATTGCCTACAATCGTGGAGATTTGACTAACGCGATTAATAACTTTAGCCTCGCTTACGGGATGGAGAGTGGTCATGCTAATACGATTTATAGTTTGGCGACGGCGTTGGCGGTGGATGGTCGCAGTGCTTCGGCGCAGGCCTATTATCAAGAGTTGCGCGAGATTTTAGAGAGTGAGCGTTTAGCATTGGCTTCTTCGGATGCTTCGGCGATGGAGGTTTTGCGTAGGGAGAATGGCGAGTACCTTATGAAGGTTTATAATAATCTGGGTGTGGTTTTAGCCGATCTTGCGCAACGTAGCCCTAATCGTGTAGCGATTGAACAGCAAGCACAGATTGCCTTTCAACAGGCGATGTTCTTGTGGGATGCGCTCTCCCGCGATCCTGAGAGTCGCGCAAGGGTTATTTCGCAGGAGCTTCCGGGGATGAATTTCCGCGCGTTGCTTCATCCCGTAGCTGGGCAGGAGTCTACTTATTTATACGATAGTCTGGCGATGTTCTTAGAGAATCCGCCGGTATCGTGGGGATTTTAG
- a CDS encoding polyamine ABC transporter substrate-binding protein, whose amino-acid sequence MKRFRLLFLTTMSAMLLACGGNDKEVLYLFNWSYYIPDEVLQDFRRETGIRVVLDTYDSNESMYAKLATGNAQYDLTVPSADYMELMREQGMLAPLNHEWLPNLHHIEAEILPLLAFDAEQAYSVPYFIGAAGINMNRNKTGELPASWAIFGDDRFKGRMTMMYDVRETLGVALAYLGYSVNSTDAEEIAQARDLLLEWKPNLLKFDAEMFGKDFASGSSVIAHGYAEVVLTELEAADGVDYQYLLPKEGGLVYVDNLVILAGSKNVEGAHQLINYLLRPDVHARIADTFYYPTILTGAKELRERTPAYEIAQLVELGYEVKRDVGSALAYYTRAWSEVQSR is encoded by the coding sequence ATGAAGAGATTTCGTCTACTTTTTTTAACAACGATGAGTGCGATGCTACTAGCTTGTGGCGGGAACGATAAGGAAGTGCTCTACCTTTTTAATTGGTCTTACTATATCCCCGATGAGGTGTTGCAAGATTTTCGGCGAGAGACAGGCATTCGGGTGGTGCTCGATACCTATGACAGCAATGAGTCGATGTATGCCAAGCTGGCTACGGGCAACGCGCAATACGATTTAACCGTACCCTCGGCCGACTACATGGAGCTGATGCGTGAGCAGGGTATGTTAGCTCCATTAAATCATGAATGGCTACCTAATTTGCATCATATCGAGGCAGAGATTCTTCCATTATTAGCGTTTGATGCCGAGCAAGCATATAGTGTGCCATATTTTATCGGTGCGGCGGGAATTAATATGAATCGCAATAAAACCGGAGAGTTGCCCGCGAGTTGGGCAATTTTTGGCGACGATCGCTTTAAAGGGCGCATGACCATGATGTATGATGTGCGTGAAACGCTCGGTGTGGCGTTGGCTTATTTAGGGTATAGTGTGAATAGCACCGATGCCGAGGAGATTGCGCAGGCAAGGGATCTTCTGCTTGAATGGAAGCCCAATCTCTTAAAATTCGATGCGGAGATGTTTGGTAAGGATTTTGCATCGGGGAGCAGTGTGATTGCGCATGGCTATGCCGAGGTGGTACTCACCGAGCTTGAGGCTGCCGATGGGGTAGATTATCAATATCTTCTGCCTAAAGAAGGTGGCTTGGTGTATGTGGATAATTTGGTGATTTTAGCCGGGAGTAAGAATGTGGAAGGGGCGCATCAATTGATTAATTATCTCTTGCGTCCTGATGTGCATGCGCGTATTGCTGACACCTTTTATTATCCCACCATTTTGACTGGTGCTAAGGAGTTGCGTGAACGAACCCCCGCCTATGAAATTGCGCAACTGGTAGAGCTTGGCTACGAGGTTAAGCGCGATGTTGGCTCGGCACTTGCGTATTATACGCGTGCTTGGAGCGAGGTGCAATCACGTTAA
- a CDS encoding extracellular solute-binding protein, producing the protein MKSKLMLVAMAMIFALSSCGGSGEKREINLFNWTYFIPDQVLTDFRRETGIRVHLDTYDSNDTMYAKLLTQSANYDVVVPSGDYVSMMIAQGMLQPLDKSLLPNFANFNADILSYIDFDPGNVYSVPYALGATGINVNTNMVQEYESSWRMFERSDLARRMTLMNDSRDVLGVALKYLGYSANSTNPTEIQEARDWVIANWKPNVLKFDAEMFGKDFASRNTWVAHGFPEVVLKELEGDNIFEHYAFLLPKEGGLIYLDNMVIMANAPNPELAHELINYILRLDVHAFIMDEFWYPTLMPDAESLRTVTVPYSIEGLFTNNYEFRANVGDAVSYYNDAWNAIMRSN; encoded by the coding sequence ATGAAGAGTAAGCTGATGTTGGTAGCCATGGCGATGATATTTGCCTTGAGTAGTTGTGGGGGATCTGGAGAGAAGCGCGAGATTAATCTCTTTAACTGGACGTATTTTATTCCCGATCAAGTGTTAACAGACTTTCGTCGCGAGACGGGGATTCGTGTACATTTGGACACCTACGACAGCAACGATACGATGTATGCCAAGCTCTTAACCCAGAGCGCCAATTATGACGTGGTGGTGCCTTCGGGTGATTATGTCTCGATGATGATTGCGCAAGGCATGCTCCAGCCGTTGGATAAGAGCTTGTTGCCTAACTTTGCCAACTTCAACGCCGACATCCTTAGTTATATCGACTTTGACCCTGGGAATGTCTATTCGGTGCCTTACGCATTGGGTGCGACGGGGATCAATGTCAACACCAATATGGTGCAGGAGTATGAGTCGTCTTGGCGGATGTTTGAGCGCAGTGATTTAGCGCGTCGGATGACTTTGATGAACGATTCGCGTGATGTGTTGGGCGTGGCATTGAAGTACCTAGGCTATAGTGCGAATAGTACTAATCCTACCGAAATTCAAGAGGCACGCGACTGGGTTATCGCCAATTGGAAGCCCAATGTGCTCAAATTTGATGCTGAAATGTTTGGCAAGGATTTTGCCTCACGCAATACTTGGGTGGCACATGGTTTTCCAGAAGTTGTTCTTAAGGAGCTCGAAGGTGATAATATTTTTGAACATTACGCCTTCCTCTTGCCGAAAGAGGGTGGATTGATCTATCTTGATAACATGGTGATCATGGCGAATGCGCCTAATCCCGAGCTGGCACATGAGCTGATCAACTACATTTTGCGTTTGGATGTGCACGCTTTTATTATGGACGAATTTTGGTATCCCACGCTGATGCCCGATGCCGAGAGCTTGCGAACGGTAACCGTGCCATACAGCATTGAGGGGCTCTTTACGAACAATTATGAATTTAGAGCTAATGTTGGGGATGCGGTTTCGTACTATAATGATGCGTGGAACGCGATTATGCGATCGAACTAG
- a CDS encoding ABC transporter permease: MKDLHRLQAPRLSKVVFIMTAVFLIAPLLILIAYSFNGGKNSWTGFSLRWYEILFTRKENLWLAFFNSIIVAITAGVIATAIGTLSAIGLHWYTFRTKSYLQVTNFIALILPEIVVGLSLAIFFASLNLNLRLGNVIIAHVAFILPFVTLMVLARLDEFDSGIIEAAEDLGAKDSQILTKVILPIAKPSIIGSFVMGVTLSLEDFVITLFVGSVGSTTLPIAINNTIRKDPDSNVVYALSVILIAGTVLLAFSARRFLKYMVKT; encoded by the coding sequence ATGAAAGATTTACATCGATTGCAAGCCCCGCGCTTGTCTAAGGTTGTCTTTATCATGACGGCCGTCTTTTTGATAGCACCGCTACTTATCTTGATTGCCTATAGCTTTAACGGCGGAAAGAATAGCTGGACGGGTTTTAGTCTGCGTTGGTACGAAATTCTCTTTACGCGCAAGGAGAATTTATGGCTGGCTTTTTTCAACAGCATCATCGTGGCGATTACAGCGGGTGTGATTGCCACTGCTATTGGCACACTCTCGGCGATTGGTTTACATTGGTACACTTTTCGCACCAAGAGCTACTTGCAGGTTACCAACTTTATTGCCCTCATTTTGCCTGAGATTGTGGTCGGTTTGAGCCTTGCCATCTTCTTTGCGAGTTTGAATCTTAACCTACGATTGGGCAATGTGATCATTGCGCACGTTGCCTTCATTTTACCTTTTGTTACCCTGATGGTTTTGGCACGACTGGATGAATTTGATAGCGGAATCATCGAAGCTGCGGAAGACTTGGGTGCAAAAGATAGCCAGATTCTCACCAAGGTCATTTTACCTATCGCCAAACCTAGCATCATTGGAAGCTTTGTGATGGGGGTAACCTTGAGCTTGGAAGATTTTGTTATTACCCTTTTTGTGGGTAGTGTGGGCTCGACGACCTTGCCCATCGCCATCAACAACACCATCCGTAAAGATCCCGACAGTAATGTGGTCTATGCGCTCTCGGTCATCTTGATAGCGGGGACGGTCTTGCTGGCGTTTAGCGCCCGACGTTTCTTAAAATACATGGTGAAGACGTAA
- a CDS encoding ABC transporter permease: protein MRKNLGFRYTLPALLVMSVFTVIPLLIVLSYSFMTKSSSGGVIYQFSLDAYRTIFSKEYAQVIQNTLQITFLATSLTLLIALPCAYYMAQSKRKEILMLIIIIPFWTNFLVRIFAWKAILEANGLLPLLLMKLNLIAEPQSFLYNRTAVILVLAYTSLPFAILPLYNAIEKFDFGLLEAGRDLGCSHMCSLRKILLPNIRGGIIASIIFVAIPIFGQYVVPQLIGGGAKGTYMIGQQIANAFFQERNWPVPAAFTTLLMAITILGFMIVRLRSVRRVRLLQKRSRAVTQ from the coding sequence ATGCGTAAAAATTTAGGCTTTCGCTACACCTTGCCCGCACTCTTGGTGATGAGCGTCTTTACGGTTATCCCCCTGCTTATCGTCTTAAGCTACTCCTTTATGACCAAGAGCAGTAGCGGTGGGGTCATCTATCAATTTAGCTTAGATGCCTATCGGACAATTTTCAGTAAAGAGTACGCGCAGGTTATCCAAAATACGCTTCAGATTACCTTTTTAGCGACCTCCTTAACGCTCTTGATTGCGCTGCCTTGTGCTTATTATATGGCACAATCTAAGCGTAAAGAGATTTTAATGCTGATCATTATTATTCCTTTTTGGACAAACTTTTTGGTACGCATCTTTGCTTGGAAGGCAATTTTAGAGGCCAATGGTCTCTTGCCTTTGCTCTTGATGAAGCTCAATTTAATTGCCGAACCACAGAGCTTTTTGTATAATCGTACGGCGGTGATCCTTGTTTTAGCGTATACGTCGTTGCCCTTTGCCATCTTGCCTCTCTATAATGCGATTGAGAAATTTGACTTTGGCTTGCTGGAGGCAGGGCGCGATCTTGGTTGTAGCCACATGTGTAGTTTGCGAAAAATTCTCTTGCCTAACATTCGTGGCGGGATTATCGCTTCGATCATCTTTGTGGCTATCCCCATCTTTGGACAATACGTTGTGCCACAACTGATCGGTGGTGGCGCTAAGGGAACGTACATGATTGGTCAACAGATTGCCAACGCCTTCTTTCAGGAGCGCAACTGGCCGGTACCTGCGGCCTTTACCACGTTGTTGATGGCGATTACCATCTTGGGCTTTATGATCGTTCGCTTGCGATCGGTTCGAAGAGTACGCTTGCTACAGAAACGCAGTCGTGCCGTAACCCAGTAG
- a CDS encoding ABC transporter ATP-binding protein — MKGSVVRFENVKKSFGDFVAVQEANIEIKAGEFFSLLGPSGCGKTTLLRMLAGFESPTSGAIYLDDVNVTALSPDKRPVNTVFQNYALFPHLSVFDNVAFPLRLQKRTKEEINQKVAEYLELVQLTGKEGNMPNQLSGGQKQRVAIARALINEPKVLLLDEPLSALDAKLRQRMLVQLDRIHDEVGVTFVFVTHDQHEALSISDRIAVMNVGRVEQLGAPHDIYESPISAFVANFIGETNLFTGKVTSVQGEWVEVEIAGIGMLKVTADDDIKPKVGDIINLTVRPEKISLATDRPKSLENKMAEYNIFHGIIHDMIYLGSESKCFITLDGSEFVFKAIKSHSKYLEDGPEVTWEDKVYFWWHANDAYIVAIVEEAK, encoded by the coding sequence TTGAAAGGTAGTGTCGTGCGTTTTGAGAACGTCAAAAAATCTTTTGGTGACTTTGTAGCCGTTCAGGAAGCAAATATTGAGATTAAGGCAGGCGAATTCTTTTCGCTATTAGGACCCAGTGGCTGTGGAAAAACCACACTACTACGGATGTTAGCAGGATTTGAGTCGCCCACTAGCGGAGCAATCTATCTGGATGATGTCAATGTTACGGCACTCTCCCCCGATAAGCGACCTGTCAATACAGTTTTTCAAAACTACGCGCTCTTTCCCCACCTGTCGGTTTTCGACAACGTGGCCTTTCCCTTGCGCTTGCAAAAGCGTACTAAAGAAGAGATCAACCAAAAAGTTGCCGAGTACCTAGAACTTGTCCAACTTACCGGCAAAGAGGGCAATATGCCCAATCAACTCTCTGGTGGACAAAAACAGCGCGTAGCTATCGCCCGCGCACTTATTAATGAGCCTAAGGTGCTCTTATTGGATGAGCCTCTTTCGGCCTTGGATGCAAAGTTACGTCAGCGCATGCTTGTGCAGCTTGATCGTATCCACGATGAGGTGGGGGTAACTTTTGTCTTTGTTACCCATGATCAGCACGAGGCACTCTCTATTTCCGATCGCATCGCGGTGATGAATGTGGGGCGTGTCGAGCAATTAGGCGCTCCGCATGATATTTATGAGAGTCCCATTAGTGCCTTTGTCGCCAACTTTATCGGGGAGACCAACCTCTTTACCGGTAAGGTAACCAGCGTGCAAGGCGAGTGGGTCGAGGTGGAGATTGCCGGCATTGGTATGCTCAAGGTAACTGCCGATGATGACATTAAGCCTAAAGTCGGTGATATTATCAACCTTACGGTGCGTCCTGAGAAGATTAGTCTTGCCACTGACCGCCCTAAGTCGCTAGAGAATAAGATGGCGGAGTATAACATCTTCCACGGCATTATCCATGATATGATCTATCTTGGATCGGAGTCGAAATGTTTTATCACCTTGGATGGATCGGAATTTGTCTTTAAAGCAATCAAATCGCACTCTAAATACCTCGAGGACGGCCCTGAGGTTACATGGGAGGATAAGGTTTACTTCTGGTGGCACGCCAACGATGCCTATATTGTGGCGATTGTTGAGGAGGCGAAATAA
- the pgi gene encoding glucose-6-phosphate isomerase (functions in sugar metabolism in glycolysis and the Embden-Meyerhof pathways (EMP) and in gluconeogenesis; catalyzes reversible isomerization of glucose-6-phosphate to fructose-6-phosphate; member of PGI family), translated as MRYQNLDQTKGFSQLKELAIPSVVEHFTKENLESQSIRAGADLTFNYAGKGINQALLSALQALADEQQVIDKYELLLSGEMMNTGEKRKVLHHLTRAQQAGEVLFHNENLRHFYQQQQKRFSDFANKVHTGEILGSTGKKITTVVQVGIGGSDLGPRALYLALQNLYLSKLEAKFISNVDPDDAAIIIDSCDLERTLFILVSKSGTTQETLANRNFVLEAAAKQQILNFIPNKHMVCVTSQTSPLAKDDSYLVSFFIDDFIGGRYSSTSAVGGVVLSLAFGSDVFDELLEGAADADAHARHRDIAQNAALMDALIGLYERNIKGYPSTAILPYSQALSRFPAHLQQLDMESNGKSVNRDAQLISYSTGPTIFGEPGTNGQHSFYQLLHQGTDIIPLQFIGFSRSQCAVDYDFEGSTSQTKLNANLAAQISAFVLGKSEPSNLNKNFAGGRPASLLYAPQLSARTLGALLAHYENKVMFQGFLWNLNSFDQEGVQLGKVLANEILSNKADATIMHLFGLLEG; from the coding sequence ATTCGTTATCAAAATCTTGACCAAACCAAGGGCTTTTCCCAACTAAAAGAGCTCGCAATTCCTTCGGTCGTCGAGCACTTTACCAAAGAGAACCTCGAGAGCCAGAGCATTCGCGCCGGTGCCGATCTCACCTTTAACTATGCAGGAAAAGGCATCAACCAAGCACTACTCTCTGCCCTACAAGCCCTTGCCGATGAGCAACAGGTCATCGATAAATACGAACTTCTCTTGAGCGGAGAGATGATGAATACCGGCGAAAAACGCAAGGTGCTTCACCACCTAACCCGCGCACAACAAGCCGGCGAGGTGCTCTTTCATAACGAAAATTTACGCCACTTCTACCAACAGCAACAAAAGCGCTTTTCAGACTTTGCCAACAAAGTACACACCGGCGAAATTCTCGGCTCTACAGGCAAAAAAATTACCACCGTGGTGCAAGTAGGCATCGGCGGTAGCGACCTAGGGCCTCGCGCGCTCTACTTGGCGCTACAGAATCTCTATCTAAGCAAACTCGAGGCTAAATTCATTAGCAATGTTGACCCCGACGACGCAGCTATCATCATCGACAGTTGCGATTTAGAGCGCACGCTCTTTATCCTCGTCTCAAAAAGTGGCACCACACAAGAGACCCTCGCCAATCGCAACTTCGTCCTAGAGGCGGCCGCCAAACAACAGATCCTCAACTTTATCCCCAATAAACATATGGTATGCGTAACCAGCCAGACCAGCCCCTTGGCAAAAGACGATAGCTACCTCGTGAGCTTCTTTATCGACGACTTTATTGGCGGACGCTACTCCTCCACTTCGGCCGTAGGTGGGGTAGTCTTGAGCCTTGCCTTTGGTTCTGATGTCTTTGACGAACTGCTTGAGGGGGCTGCCGACGCCGATGCGCATGCGCGCCACCGCGATATCGCCCAAAACGCCGCCCTCATGGATGCTCTCATTGGTCTTTATGAGCGCAACATCAAGGGCTATCCCAGCACCGCGATTCTCCCTTACAGCCAAGCCCTATCGCGATTTCCTGCCCATCTTCAACAGTTAGATATGGAGAGCAACGGCAAGAGTGTCAACCGCGATGCCCAACTCATAAGCTACAGCACCGGCCCTACCATCTTTGGCGAACCCGGTACCAATGGGCAACATAGCTTCTATCAACTTCTACACCAAGGCACCGACATCATTCCGCTTCAGTTCATCGGCTTTAGCCGTAGCCAGTGCGCCGTAGATTACGATTTTGAAGGCTCAACCAGCCAGACCAAACTCAATGCTAACCTCGCAGCGCAAATTTCAGCCTTTGTTTTAGGCAAGAGCGAGCCAAGCAACCTCAACAAGAATTTTGCAGGAGGTCGCCCCGCATCGTTGCTCTACGCACCACAACTTAGCGCGCGCACCCTAGGTGCGTTGCTCGCCCACTACGAAAACAAAGTGATGTTCCAAGGCTTTTTATGGAACCTCAATAGCTTTGATCAAGAGGGCGTCCAGCTAGGTAAAGTCTTGGCTAATGAGATCTTATCCAACAAGGCTGACGCCACCATCATGCACCTCTTTGGGCTACTTGAGGGCTAG